From Canis lupus familiaris isolate Mischka breed German Shepherd chromosome 16, alternate assembly UU_Cfam_GSD_1.0, whole genome shotgun sequence, one genomic window encodes:
- the ATG9B gene encoding autophagy-related protein 9B, whose amino-acid sequence MVRRVGWGGSRGRPGRWGDLGPGSVPLLPISLPPLPPPPCRGLGRGRISIFSLSPAPHTRSSPSPLALGPPCPAMQAPGTSHPCHSALPTRTTQAQPVTTPISAPPSWGSQSTPPLASVTPPPTRRCPQDPPGLRIGPLIPEQDYERLEDCDPEGSQDSPLHGEEQQPLLHVPEGLRGSWHHIQNLDSFFTKIYSYHQRNGFACILLEDVFQLGQFVFIVTFTTFLLRCVDYNILFAKQPNNRTRPGLLHSKVTLADAILSSSQCAQRIRSSPLLVFLLILAAAFWLLQLLRSVCNLFSYWDIQVFYREALHIPPEELSSVPWAEVQSRLLALQKSGGLCVQPRPLTELDVHHRILRYTNYKVALANKGLLPARCALPWGGSAAFLSHGLALNVDLLLFRGPFSLFRGGWELPDAYKRSDQRGALAARWRRTVLLLAAMNLALSPLVLAWQVLHAFYSHAELLRREPGALGARRWSRLAHLQLRHFNELPHELRARLARAYRPAAAFLRAAAPPAPLLALLARQLVFFAGALFAALLVLTVYDEDVLAVEHVLTAMTALGVTATVARSFIPEEQGGGRSPQLLLQAALAHMHYLPEEPGPAGRASAYRQMARLLQYRAVSLLEELLSPLLTPLFLLFWFCPRSLEIIDFFHHFTVDVAGVGDICSFALMDVKRHGHPQWLSAGQTEASQSQRAEDGKTELSLMRFSLVHPQWRPPGHSSKFLGQLRGRVQQDAAAWGATSVRSPPTPGVLSDSSSPLPEAFLANLLAQPLLPPRDLSPTAPCPAAATASLLASISRLAQDPSCVSPGGTGGQKLAQLPELASAEMSLHAIYLHQLHQQQQQELWGEASASSLSRPWSSPSQTLSPDEEKPSWSSDGSSPASSPRQQWRTQRTENLLPGRFQETTDTQKEPGQAPGTD is encoded by the exons ATGGTGAGGCGAGTGGGctggggggggagcagagggcgGCCAGGGCGGTGGGGAGACCTGGGGCCAGGTTCCGTGCCTCTCCTCCCCATatccctgcctcctcttcctcctcctccttgtcgGGGGCTTGGCAGAGGGAGGatttccatcttctctctgtcccctgccccccacacaagaagctccccttcccctctggccctGGGACCACCCTGCCCAGCGATGCAGGCCCCGGGGACCTCTCACCCTTGCCACAGCGCCCTCCCCACCCGGACAACACAGGCACAGCCTGTGACGACACccatctctgcccccccctcttgGGGCTCCCAAtccaccccacccctggcctcAGTGACTCCCCCTCCCACACGCCGATGCCCCCAGGACCCTCCTGGGCTGCGGATAGGCCCTCTGATCCCTGAGCAGGATTATGAGCGCCTGGAAGACTGTGACCCTGAGGGGTCCCAAGATTCACCCCTCCATGGGGAGGAACAGCAGCCCCTGCTCCATGTGCCTGAAGGGCTTCGAG GCTCCTGGCACCACATCCAGAACCTGGACAGCTTCTTCACCAAG ATCTATAGCTACCACCAGAGGAATGGCTTTGCCTGCATCCTGCTGGAGGATGTCTTCCAGTTGGG ACAATTCGTCTTCATTGTTACCTTCACAACCTTCCTCCTTCGGTGTGTGGATTACAACATCCTCTTTGCCAAACAACCAAACAACCGGACGAGACCTGGGTTGCTCCACAGCAAAGTAACCTTGGCAGATGCCATACTATCCTCCTCCCAGTGTGCCCAGCG GATCCGTTCCAGCCCCTTGCTGGTCTTCCTGCTGATCCTGGCTGCAGCCTTCTGGCTGTTACAGCTGCTTCGCTCAGTTTGCAACCTCTTCAGCTACTGGGACATCCAGGTGTTTTACAGGGAGGCCCTGCACATCCCCCCG GAGGAGCTCAGCTCGGTGCCCTGGGCCGAGGTGCAGTCCCGCCTGCTGGCGCTGCAGAAGAGCGGGGGATTGTGCGTGCAGCCGCGGCCGCTCACCGAGCTCGACGTCCACCACCGCATCCTGCGCTACACTAACTACAAGGTGGCGCTGGCCAACAAGGGCCTGCTGCCGGCCCGCTGCGCGCTGCCCTGGGGAGGCAGCGCAGCTTTCCTCAGCCACGGCCTGGCGCTCAACGTCGACCTGCTTCTCTTCCGCGGGCCCTTCTCGCTCTTCCGCGGGGGCTGGGAGCTGCCCGACGCCTACAAGCGCAGCGACCAGCGGGGCGCCCTGGCGGCGCGCTGGCGGCGCACGGTGCTGCTGCTGGCCGCCATGAACCTGGCGCTGAGCCCGCTGGTGCTGGCCTGGCAGGTGCTGCACGCCTTCTACAGCCACGCCGAGCTGCTGCGGCGCGAGCCGGGGGCGCTGGGGGCGCGCCGCTGGTCCCGCCTGGCCCACCTGCAGCTGCGCCACTTCAACGAGCTGCCGCACGAGCTGCGGGCGCGCCTGGCCCGCGCCTACCGCCCGGCCGCCGCCTTCCTGcgcgccgccgcgccccccgcgcccctgctCGCGCTGCTGGCCCGCCAGCTCGTCTTCTTCGCCGGCGCGCTCTTCGCCGCGCTGCTGGTGCTCACCGTCTACGACGAGGATGTGCTGGCTGTGGAGCACGTGCTCACCGCCATGACCGCGCTCGGGGTCACGGCCACCGTGGCCAG GTCTTTCATTCCGGAAGAGCAGGGCGGGGGTCGTTCCCCGCAGTTACTGCTGCAGGCGGCTTTGGCGCACATGCACTACCTCCCCGAGGAGCCCGGCCCTGCCGGCAGGGCCAGCGCTTACCGGCAGATGGCGCGGCTGTTGCAGTACCGGGCG GTCTCCCTCCTGGAGGAGCTCCTGTCTCCCCTCCTCACTCCGCTGTTTCTGCTTTTCTGGTTCTGCCCGCGTTCCCTGGAGATCATTGACTTTTTTCATCACTTCACTGTGGATGTGGCTGGCGTTGGGGACATCTGTTCCTTTGCCCTCATGGATGTGAAGCGCCACGGCCACCCTCAG TGGCTCTCAGCAGGACAGACAGAGGCCTCCCAGTCTCAGCGCGCAGAGGATGGAAAGACTGAGCTCTCCTTGATGAGGTTCTCCCTGGTACATCCACAATGGCGCCCCCCAGGGCACAGCTCCAAGTTCCTGGGGCAACTTCGGGGCAGGGTACAACAAGATGCAGCGGCCTGGGGTGCCACCTCTGTTCgtagcccccccacccctggggtgCTCAGCGATTCTTCCTCACCTCTG CCCGAGGCCTTCTTGGCCAACCTCTTGGcgcagcccctcctgcccccacggGACCTGagccccacagccccctgccCAGCTGCTGCCACAGCCAGCCTCCTGGCCTCCATTTCCCGCCTTGCCCAGGACCCcag CTGTGTGTCTCCAGGGGGCACTGGGGGCCAGAAGCTGGCCCAGCTTCCAGAGCTTGCTTCTGCTGAGATGAGTCTTCATGCCATTTACCTGCACCAG CTCCATCAACAGCAACAGCAGGAACTGTGGGGCGAGGCTTCAGCCTCTTCCCTGTCCAGACCCTGGTCCAGCCCCTCCCAGACACTCTCACCAGATGAGGAGAAGCCATCCTGGTCAAGTGATG GCTCCagtcctgcctccagccccagaCAGCAGTGGAGAACCCAGAGGACTGAGAATTTGCTCCCTGGAAGGTTTCAGGAGACCACAGACACCCAGAAGGAGCCTGGCCAGGCCCCTGGAACTGACTGA